A window from Engraulis encrasicolus isolate BLACKSEA-1 chromosome 11, IST_EnEncr_1.0, whole genome shotgun sequence encodes these proteins:
- the golga2 gene encoding golgin subfamily A member 2 isoform X4, whose translation MADQSRQVKIAAARKKLEEFKQKSAPPPSSAGPKKKRKGKAGKQLDVSTPDRHSPDNSCNQDANCHDNGTDENRPLSSTESLRQLSQQLNGLLSESSTTYVNGDSAPSPVNEKELEARNQELVAALDSSKLTNSQLSTQLQQLTQQSQELSDTLQKERKDFEQKFVKEQGAMREQLQVHIQTIGILVSEKTELQTALSYTQQAARQKTAEADELNNRLQASKQRVSELERTLSTVSTQQKQHDKHNKELEKERDSLRLEVFRLNNSNEEARQQLSEVGEQLRLRVGENSSLTLELDDLRRRLEMADVMLQQFSNESGPPTANQQVQLLLEEKHQLETHAAQLNESVAQLQTERDQYALQMQEDGRVWKEKTEQLLSQVTLLSEERDTTSVQVHELEAQIQELKNAAVVLHEQHQQQSAVAPPSGPSETEQALQEALSTAQQERDALGLQYQAQVRDNEQLSRLCQEQEARMEELEREAQVAAGETQDRRRILEDAQSDKATISRALAQNRELKDQLAELQNGFVKLTNENMELTSAIQSEQHVKKELARRMGQLAEDLHNAKEQLQERSVEAVSVCEQRDQYALHLQQYSSGYQQLAQEREELHKRILQQAQLMDRLQHDEVQGKVQLEQSTLQLQQAQERLNQLARDNEELKSEVQELLNSSMLASTSRDQGDGLESQAAPAPEGAEKSAIAIPEDFDSREEMEEFLQTVLVRVERERDELQRQLEEERRLHHTALQQQQAAVLSQQQQGAVMAQQQQQQLQQLESVTTGPSVTVSGPGESGSVPAEVHEALRVAMEQLQERFTSLMQEKADLRERLEELEHRCIQLSGETDTIGEYIALYQNQRAIMKQRHIEKEQYINMLAQDKEEMKAKLSELQELVMRLVGERNEWYTRYVSAVNGTHEPHDPHGMETQQDEPQRRMELNAVDGPESMDMSTAVPPDPTAAQATMELGTDDQHHHTSSPEQEGAADGQVQCETAATTNAPAAGAGTGTLRPVEDGTARQIMQLLQEIQNPQSRPPPPFLGENPCIPFFYRPDQNDEVKILVV comes from the exons CTGGAGGAGTTCAAGCAGAAGAGCGCTCCGCCACCTAGCTCCGCCGGGCCCAAGAAGAAGCGAAAGGGGAAGGCTGGGAAACAGCTGGACGTCTCCACACCAGACAGACACTCGCCAGACAAT AGCTGCAACCAGGATGCCAACTGCCATGACAACGGTACAGATGAGAACAG GCCTTTGTCGTCTACAGAAAGCCTCAGGCAGCTGTCCCAACAGCTCAATGGCCTGCTCTCTGAG TCATCCACAACATACGTCAATGGAGACAGCGCTCCCTCGCCAGTCAACGAGAAAGAGCTAGAG GCTAGGAACCAGGAGCTGGTCGCTGCCCTGGACTCCAGCAAGCTAACAAACTCTCAGCTCAGTACTCAGCTGCAGCAGCTG ACACAGCAATCCCAAGAGCTCAGTGACACACTTCAGAAG GAGCGCAAAGACTTTGAGCAGAAGTTTGTGAAGGAGCAGGGAGCTATGAGGGAGCAACTGCAG GTGCACATCCAGACCATTGGCATCCTGGTGTCTGAGAAGACGGAGCTGCAGACGGCCCTGTCCTACACGCAGCAGGCGGCGCGGCAGAAGACGGCCGAGGCAGACGAGCTCAACAACAGGCTGCAGGCTAGCAAGCAGAGGGTCTCGGAGCTGGAGAGAACACTATCCACCGTCTCCACGCAGCAGAAGCAGCatgacaag CATAACAAAgagctggagaaggagagggacagtCTACGGCTGGAGGTCTTCAGgctaaa taaCTCTAATGAGGAGGCTCGTCAGCAGCTGTCGGAGGTGGGTGAGCAGCTGCGTCTGCGCGTGGGGGAGAACAGCAGCCTCACGCTGGAGCTGGACGACCTGCGCAGACGACTGGAGATGGCAGACGTCATGCTGCAACAG tTCTCCAATGAGTCTGGGCCCCCTACAGCCAATCAGCAGGTCCAGCTACTGCTTGAAGAGAAACATCAGCTGGAGACTCATGCAGCCCag ttgaaTGAGTCTGTGGCCCagctgcagacagagagagaccagtACGCCCTGCAGATGCAGGAGGACGGACGCGTCTGGAAGGAGAAGACCGAGCAGCTGCTCTCACAG GTGACACTACTGTCAGAAGAGAGGGATACGACCAGTGTTCAGGTCCACGAGCTGGAAGCCCAAATTCAGGAACTGAAGAATGCTgctg ttgtgTTGCatgagcagcatcagcagcagagtGCGGTGGCGCCCCCCTCAGGTCCCTCTGAGACAGAGCAGGCTCTGCAGGAGgccctcagcacagcacagcaggagaGAGATGCACTCGGCCTACAGTACCAGGCCCAG gtgcGTGACAACGAGCAGCTGTCGCGGCTGTGCCAGGAGCAGGAGGCGCGCATGGAGGAGCTGGAGCGGGAGGCGCAGGTTGCGGCCGGGGAGACGCAGGACAGGAGGAGGATCCTGGAGGACGCCCAGAGCGACAAGGCCACCATCAGCAGAGCGCTCGCACAGAACCGGGAACTCAAGGACCAGCTCGCGGAACTGCAGAACGGATTTGTGaagctg ACCAATGAAAACATGGAGTTGACGAGCGCCATCCAATCAGAGCAGCACGTGAAGAAAGAACTGGCACGGCGGATGGGCCAGCTGGCAGAGGACCTGCACAATGCCAAAGAACAG CTTCAGGAGCGTAGTGTGGAGGCGGTGTCCGTGTGTGAGCAGCGGGACCAGTATGCGCTGCACCTGCAGCAGTACTCCTCCGGGTACCAGCAGCTGGCGCAGGAGCGCGAGGAGCTGCACAAGCGCATCCTGCAGCAGGCGCAACTCATGGACCGGCTGCAGCACGACGAGGTGCAGGGCAAAGTGCAGCTGGAACAGAGCACGCTGCAGCTGCAACAGGCACAG gAGAGGCTGAACCAGCTGGCCAGGGACAACGAGGAGCTGAAGTCTGAGGTGCAGGAGCTGCTCAACAGCTCCATGCTGGCCTCCACGTCCAGAGACCAGGGCGACGGCCTGGAGAGTCAGGCTGCACCGGCACCGGAGGGGGCGGAGAAGTCCGCCATCGCCATCCCAGAGGACTTCGACAGCAGGGAAGAGATG gaGGAGTTTCTGCAGACGGTGTTGGTGCGAGTGGAGCGGGAGAGAGACGAGTTgcagaggcagctggaggaggagaggaggctgcacCACACggccctccagcagcagcaggccgcAGTACTGAGCCAGCAACAGCAGGGGGCAGTGATGgcccaacagcaacagcagcagctgcagcagctggaGAGCGTCACGACTGGTCCCAGTGTCACCGTATCTGGCCCAG gTGAGTCGGGTAGTGTGCCGGCGGAGGTGCACGAGGCGTTGCGTGTTGCCATGGAGCAGCTGCAGGAGCGCTTCACCAGTCTGATGCAGGAGAAGGCCGACCTCAGGGAACGCTTGGAGGAGCTGGAGCACCGCTGTATACAGCTGTCTGGAGAAACGGACACCatag GGGAGTACATTGCTCTGTACCAGAACCAAAGAGCCATCATGAAGCAGAGGCACATAGAGAAGGAGCAGTACATCAACatgctggcccaggacaaagaggAGATGaag GCAAAGCTGTCTGAGCTGCAGGAGCTGGTGATGCGTCTGGTGGGCGAGAGGAACGAGTGGTACACACGCTACGTCAGCGCCGTCAACGGCACTCACGAGCCCCACGACCCCCATGGCATGGAAACGCAGCAGGACGAACCGCAGAGACGCATGGAGCTCAACGCCGTGGACGGACCAG AGTCCATGGACATGAGTACCGCCGTGCCGCCGGACCCCACAGCAGCCCAGGCCACGATGGAACTGGGAACTGACGACCAACATCATCACACCTCGTCTCCAGAACAGGAGGGGGCAGCAGATGGCCAGGTCCAGTGTGAGACGGCGGCCACCACCAACGCACCCGCAGCCGGCGCGGGCACGGGCACCCTGCGGCCCGTGGAGGACGGCACGGCGCGGCAGATCATGCAGCTGCTGCAGGAGATCCAGAACCCGCAGTCCCGGCCCCCGCCCCCCTTCCTGGGGGAGAACCCCTGCATCCCCTTCTTCTACCGGCCCGACCAAAACGACGAGGTCAAGATCCTCGTGgtctga